From a single Planococcus shenhongbingii genomic region:
- a CDS encoding type II toxin-antitoxin system SpoIISA family toxin, whose protein sequence is MSVKDFFSVLWNFLSNPIVLVVMMALFLMVTFVIFLFKTETYYNNLLSFRKGFYLFFVSLLCILLIDQTIAVSDWQLLLQLAGAAIFLDLALFQTPDITKIWNAEFKQGEYTLKTLSENKRILRNNTTKVLAFHNVVAYTDNHLVSMNPPQNWAEYQERLRTYFSEYTDQMQLQVHLREVDTTADDDELKRSMNQSLTDIIRYHGMLSVDVEQQEQWITRLEDGHEVEITSDLGETIVVMPYFGYHYNFLLSVVGKGEIKANGVDASHLMNMAYILDWWLP, encoded by the coding sequence ATGTCAGTAAAAGATTTTTTCAGTGTGTTATGGAATTTTTTATCAAACCCAATTGTTTTAGTAGTGATGATGGCTTTATTTTTGATGGTGACATTCGTCATCTTCCTCTTTAAAACCGAAACCTATTACAATAATCTGCTGAGCTTTCGTAAGGGATTCTATCTTTTCTTCGTCAGTTTACTCTGTATTTTGTTGATTGATCAAACGATTGCGGTTTCCGATTGGCAGCTGCTTTTACAATTAGCGGGTGCGGCAATTTTTCTGGATTTGGCATTGTTCCAAACTCCAGATATCACTAAGATTTGGAATGCGGAATTCAAACAAGGAGAATACACATTGAAAACCTTAAGTGAGAACAAACGCATTCTTCGGAACAACACAACTAAGGTGCTGGCATTCCACAATGTAGTGGCGTATACAGACAACCACTTGGTCTCCATGAACCCTCCGCAGAATTGGGCGGAGTACCAAGAGCGATTGCGGACTTATTTTTCTGAGTACACCGACCAGATGCAGTTGCAAGTTCATCTTCGCGAAGTGGACACAACCGCTGATGACGATGAACTAAAAAGATCGATGAATCAAAGCCTGACAGACATCATCCGTTATCACGGCATGCTGTCTGTAGATGTCGAACAGCAAGAACAGTGGATAACGCGATTGGAGGATGGGCATGAAGTGGAAATCACTAGTGATCTGGGCGAGACCATTGTGGTCATGCCTTACTTTGGGTACCATTACAACTTTCTCTTATCCGTTGTAGGCAAAGGGGAAATTAAGGCAAATGGCGTGGATGCTTCGCATTTAATGAACATGGCATACATATTAGATTGGTGGCTTCCGTAA
- a CDS encoding DUF3951 domain-containing protein — protein MNPMALMSLGFPVMIIVLVVIALYKVFVKKKSVTPFYTPFDEITGQTGVVFHEEQEVHAEDPDQGDDKDR, from the coding sequence ATGAATCCTATGGCATTAATGTCCCTTGGCTTTCCAGTCATGATTATCGTGCTGGTGGTGATCGCCCTTTATAAAGTATTCGTGAAGAAAAAATCCGTCACGCCTTTTTATACGCCTTTTGACGAAATCACCGGCCAAACCGGAGTGGTTTTTCATGAAGAGCAAGAAGTGCATGCCGAAGACCCGGACCAAGGCGACGACAAAGACCGCTGA
- a CDS encoding AraC family transcriptional regulator has product MHANLTDPPFFFHSAGEIRHSVGNRHLKPLHVHPEACEIMLVLEGQCRFALNQKAYTAGAGAIMLINAGDWHAEASVSGQSFVCLYLSCSGNLIEGCGTNQIRALQASPVHQTTEFERLQSVLTQILEENSSSYANKRQTVGHLLGLFLSVLNRSLAPPFTAESDHRQHVRIAKRFIEENVHTSLTLEHISTEVGLSKYYLAHIFKECTGISPIQYAIQCRIRASQHLLVHSALNIQQIARRTGYKSETHFQQAFKKATGQTPHKYRTANKEASANT; this is encoded by the coding sequence ATGCATGCAAATCTGACCGATCCTCCCTTCTTCTTTCATTCAGCAGGCGAAATCCGGCATTCAGTCGGCAATCGCCACTTGAAACCGCTCCATGTCCATCCGGAAGCCTGTGAAATCATGCTGGTCTTGGAAGGCCAATGCCGCTTTGCCCTTAACCAGAAAGCTTATACCGCCGGTGCAGGCGCAATCATGCTCATCAATGCCGGTGATTGGCATGCGGAAGCCTCTGTGAGCGGCCAGTCCTTTGTTTGCCTGTACCTCAGCTGCTCCGGGAATCTAATCGAAGGCTGTGGCACAAACCAAATCAGAGCGCTCCAGGCGTCTCCTGTGCATCAAACGACGGAGTTTGAACGCCTGCAATCGGTTCTAACGCAGATCCTGGAAGAAAACAGCAGCTCCTATGCCAATAAACGGCAGACGGTCGGGCATTTGCTGGGATTGTTCCTGAGTGTCTTGAACCGCTCCCTTGCCCCGCCATTCACGGCAGAAAGTGACCACCGGCAGCATGTACGGATCGCCAAGCGCTTTATCGAAGAAAATGTGCACACGTCGCTGACTTTGGAACACATCTCCACAGAAGTCGGCTTAAGCAAATACTACTTGGCCCATATCTTCAAAGAATGTACGGGCATCAGCCCGATCCAGTACGCCATTCAATGCCGCATCCGTGCTTCACAGCATTTATTGGTCCATTCAGCCTTGAATATCCAACAAATCGCCCGCCGCACCGGCTATAAAAGCGAAACGCATTTCCAGCAAGCTTTTAAGAAAGCGACCGGACAGACGCCGCACAAATACCGGACAGCGAATAAAGAAGCATCCGCCAATACATAA
- a CDS encoding VOC family protein gives MTKDFWINLPVKDLNKSKEFFKALGFTINERFSDSEQMAGIVIGEHNSMIMLFPEATLQTFAGHELTDTSKSIEVLLSISADSREEVHEMCQQAVQAGGTVFSEPGESNGFYGAGFSDLDGHRWNLLIM, from the coding sequence ATGACAAAAGATTTTTGGATCAATTTGCCGGTAAAAGACCTGAACAAATCGAAGGAATTTTTCAAGGCATTGGGGTTTACCATTAATGAGCGGTTTTCAGACAGTGAGCAAATGGCCGGTATTGTCATCGGGGAGCATAATTCCATGATTATGTTATTTCCAGAAGCGACATTGCAGACGTTTGCAGGACACGAATTGACAGATACATCAAAAAGTATCGAAGTATTGTTGTCCATATCAGCGGATTCCCGCGAAGAAGTCCATGAGATGTGCCAACAAGCAGTTCAAGCAGGTGGAACAGTGTTCAGTGAGCCTGGAGAATCGAACGGTTTTTACGGAGCGGGATTCAGCGATTTGGATGGACATCGGTGGAATTTGCTGATTATGTAA
- a CDS encoding GNAT family N-acetyltransferase, whose translation MSSPNGIRITEEPPADFRAVFQLYRELAWDALGLTADDLEGMCQQSWFVSYAYHGDRLVGMGRILSDGVITGIICGLGVSPNHQGIGIGRKLMDQLIEQCDRHRIIPQLMCSESLEPYYETMGFEKFAIGMTRKRKSE comes from the coding sequence ATGAGTTCACCAAATGGCATACGAATCACAGAAGAACCGCCAGCCGATTTTAGAGCCGTTTTTCAGCTTTACCGGGAGTTGGCATGGGATGCACTCGGATTGACGGCAGATGACTTGGAAGGAATGTGTCAGCAAAGCTGGTTTGTCAGTTATGCGTATCACGGCGATCGATTAGTCGGAATGGGGCGGATCTTATCAGATGGCGTGATTACTGGAATTATTTGCGGGCTCGGCGTTTCACCAAACCATCAAGGAATCGGCATTGGCCGTAAGCTCATGGACCAGCTGATTGAACAATGCGATCGCCACCGGATCATTCCGCAACTGATGTGCAGCGAGAGCCTGGAGCCGTACTACGAGACGATGGGCTTTGAAAAATTTGCAATAGGCATGACACGGAAACGAAAAAGCGAATAA
- a CDS encoding cupin domain-containing protein: protein MTTAHQTIFNPRNGQKMIFRTTAQDTNGAYLEIKTFNPPSDEKEPEHVHPRQESSVEVLSGTLHFSIGGRNHLVGPGEKVTIPPGVPHFFWNEGPQEVHSIQRFRPALTIDHFFKTYFALAHAQKLNSQGLPPLLILSRLALRYQNDIRITKPPWPIQKFLFLLMAPVSKLLIRSKRIK from the coding sequence ATGACGACGGCACATCAAACCATCTTCAATCCACGAAATGGCCAAAAAATGATTTTCCGCACAACGGCTCAGGATACCAACGGCGCATACTTAGAGATTAAAACGTTTAATCCGCCATCGGACGAAAAAGAGCCGGAACATGTCCATCCGAGACAAGAAAGTTCTGTAGAAGTGCTTTCCGGTACTTTGCATTTTTCAATTGGAGGGCGGAATCACCTTGTCGGCCCGGGAGAAAAAGTGACGATTCCGCCTGGAGTCCCCCACTTTTTCTGGAATGAGGGCCCGCAGGAAGTTCACTCGATTCAACGCTTCAGACCAGCTTTGACAATTGATCATTTTTTTAAAACTTATTTCGCTTTAGCTCATGCTCAGAAGCTTAATAGCCAAGGGCTGCCGCCTTTATTGATATTGTCCCGCCTGGCACTCAGGTACCAGAACGATATCCGGATTACAAAACCGCCCTGGCCGATTCAGAAATTCCTTTTCTTATTAATGGCTCCTGTAAGCAAACTATTGATCCGTTCTAAAAGAATTAAATGA